TGAATCTGTCGGAAAATCAGAGAAAACCAGGGCTAAAAAAGGCTCTCAGCTTTTTAAATGCGTTTACAAAAGTTTCACTTGCTAATCATTTATTATTGATTCCTCATCTGAAGATTAAAAACAGGATTAGGTTTAAGAATTCCTGTTACATGTGACtgaataaatgtgtgtatacacatatatacacacacaatcattgttgtcgggagaaaacctcatacctccaaaatagtgactttacaggagaaggaaaaaacctactttacttttaatgtaagtcaatggaaccagacgtctctccaagtcattttgggctgtttcttttggtccaatattcatgaaatttacagacaatgtaaagggtgacaggtactttgaaattatgtcaaaaatgaaaaaagtcaaaaatggagatatgaggtttttgttccgacaactgTGCTATagattacatatatatatatatatatatatatatatatatatatatatataatacaaatggAATACAAATACACAGATACATAATAGTATATATGGGACAAAACATTattacacattattattattacaagaAACTTTGTACCATTTGTTCATTCACTCATactgaaattatatatatatatatatatatgtcactgttgttggaagaaaatcttgtatctctaaaatggtaactacacaggagagggaaaaacctactttacgttgaatggaagtcaatggatcCAGACGTTttcccaggtcattttgggccatttattttaGTCCGTTTTTcaagacatttacacacaatgtaaaggacaataggtattttcaaatgatgtcaaaaactgttaAAGAactaaaatggagatataaaatgttctttcaacagctgcgatatatatatatatatatatatatgtgtgtgtgtgtgtgtgtgtgtgtgtgtgtgtgtgtgtgtgtgtgtatacactgcatactaagcatattattattacatatagatactaaCTAATCACTGTCACATCAAAGTGCCGTATTTCCAAGTTTATAAGTGGAAGTGAATGGAGGATTATTTTTCCAAGAAACTCTGAACAATTTGTGCTCCTGCCAACCGGAAACACAtcataaagggcagctggcattttcaaattctgtaaaaaacaaaaccaaaaaaaatcaaataaaaacttTGTAAAATTACACGTGgctatataatcatataatacATAGGGAATGTTTGGGTGATCACATGTTCTGATGAGATATAAAAACAAGCCTGTGcatggtgtgcgtgtgtgtgtgtgtgtgtgtgtgtgtgtgtgtgtgtgtgtgtgtgtgtgtgtgtgtgtgtgtgtgtgtgtgtgtttgagtgagtgtgtaagGGCAGGTGGGACGGCAgtgggggggtgttgggggtgcTGGTGGATCAACAGCTTGCTCCACCCTGAGGGCCTGCAGAAGCCTCTGCCAAGGAGCGAAGGGCAGGACGGCTGGTGGCAGCTGGTGCAAACGCCCTGaacccccaccacacacacacacacacacacacacacagacacagcaggcAGGGTGAGAAGGTCAAAAGCCCGTCGTTAGGAAGACAAAGAGCGGCATGGCCACACGCCGGATAATCGGCTTTTATTGAGTGCCTCCGACAAGACCAGCAGAGAGACTGACACTGATActgagcgcgcacacacacacacacacacaaagagaggcTGTAAGTGTCGGAGGCGGGAAAGTACACAGTGAGCTGAAACACTAACACTAAAAGCAGAGATCATTCAGAATCCATGAATAAATCATGGTCTACATGTATTTTGTAAAGAGCCCTTAGCTGCTCTCTGCAGCCCCCTAGTGGCTCAACCTCAAAtactttaaatgaaattaatcaaataaaaaaaaatccctgcaaCTCTGTCATCAGATGAACTAGGGCTCTGTTGGGAATgcgtgttgagctgctagtgagcaataagGGCAAAAAAGGGCGTCAGTTTAACCCTCTGCCGTGAAAAACAGTTCACACCTCTACCCAAAGACGGCTATGCTGACAAACAGCCTGCGGTTTTCTTCATATCAAACGATCCTGCACGACCGACACCGTAAAAAACGTAGACGCAATAAAACACTTCTAGAAACATTGATTTGGTCGCTCACCTACGGAGATGAAAACCCAGCTTATGGTTTTATTCATTGTACAAATTTCCATCATATAAATATTCGTCACTGACATTATTGAAGATAAAATGCACAGTAAGCGACCTCCAAAACTGGTGGATTTGAAAATGAGAGGTAGTCAGTGTATtttatatacaggtatatagaATGTCTGCTGACAAGGTAATTATATATTTCCATATGACAGGAATGTGATGACAAACTAAAGAAACCAAGCAAATAATGTTGAAAAAACTCAATTCAGTGCTTATATAAACGATAGAACACAACAGACACAGCCACTAAAATCACACtaacaacatatatatatatatatatatatatatatatatatataatagaaatGATCTATAACTAATATACAACTTGTTACATTAACTGccttatatatgtatatatatatatatatatatatatatatatatatgaaacacTATTTTGAATGGATGAGCACAATGGAAGAAATTACAGTTGCATTAACTTTTGTTATACATTAATAATTTTCTTATTTCTCCTGCTGTGACAATATTATCATTTTGGACATATGAGAGTTTGTTCCTGaaagcaatacacacacacacacacacacacacacacacacacacacacacacacacacatacatatgtccCATTTGGATCATGtacatctccctctctctctctctctctctctctctctctctctctctctctctctctctctctctctctctctctctctctctctctctctctctctctcgctctctctctctctctctctctctctctctctctctctctctctctctctctctctctctctctctttctttctctctctctctctctctctctcagacagcTATGAGCTCATCTCTGTCTCCCATTACGAGTCTCGCGCTGCTCCATTGACCGGAGAGACAGTTTAACTCTCCACGCCACTGCACTCGGAAGTGAGTGTgtgcccgtgtgtgtgtgtgtttgcatgtgtgtgtgtgtgtgtgtgtgtgtgtgtgtgtgtgtgtgtgtgtgtgtgtgtgtgtgtgtgtgtgtgtgtgtgtgcgcgctggCGTTTGATGTTGAGTGTGCGGTTTTGTAGACGTTCAGTCCGCCGGATGGACCCTTTCTGAGTTCTGTCCCGTTTAATAATGAAAGCAGACAGGAAACGCCTCCTGATTCGACAAAAGTCTAAAATTTAATTCCGCATCAGAGTAGAAGAACAAAGGAGCTGAGGAGAGGAGTAGAGGAGTGGAGGAATGGAGGAGTAGAAAACTGGAGGACTCGAGGAGCAGAAGAGTGGAGGAGTAGAGAAGTGCAGGACTAGAGGAGTGAAAGAGTAGATAAGGAGGGAAGTGAAGGAGTAGAGAAGTACAGAAGTGGAGGAGTAGAGGAGCAGAGGAGTAAAGAAGTGGAAGAGTAGAGGAGCAGAGGAGTAAAGGAGCAGGTGAACGGAGGAGTAGAGGAGTAGAAAAGGAGTGGGGGAACGGAGGAGTAGAGGAGTAGAGAAGTGGAGGAGTAGAGGAGCGGAGGAGTAAAGGAGCGGGTGAATGGAGGAGTAGAGAAGTGGAGGAGTAGAGAAGTGGAGGAGTAAAGGAGCGGGTGAACGGAGGAGTAGAGGAGTGGAGGAGTAAAGGAGCGGGTGAACGGAGGAGTAGAGGAGCGGAGGAGTAAAGGAGCGGGTGAATGGAGGAGTAGAGAAGTGGAGGAGTAAAGGAGCGGGTGAACGGAGTAGAGGAGCGGAGGAGTAAAGGAGCGAGTGAACGGAGGAGTAGAGGAGCGGAGGAGTAAAGGAGTGGGTGAACGGAGGAGTAGAGGAGTAGAGAAGTGGACGAGTAGAGAAGCGGAGGAGTAAAGGAGCAGGtgaacagaggagtagaggagcAGAGAAGTAGAGGAGTGAAGGAGTAAAGGAGCGGGTGAACGGAGCAGTAGAGGAGTAGGGAAGTGGAGGAGTAGAGGAGTGGAGGAGTAAAGGAGCAGGtgaacagaggagtagaggagcAGAGAAGTAGAGAAGTGGAGGAGTAAAGAAATGGAGGAGTAGAGGAGCAAAGGAGTAGAGAAGTGGAGGAGTAGAGGAGTGGAGGAGTAAAGGAGCAGGTGAACGGAGGGTTAGAGGAGTAGAGAAGTGGAGGAGTAAAGGAGCAGGTGACCGGAGGAGTAGATGAGTAGAGGAGCGGAGGAGTAAAGGAGCAGGTGAACGGAGGAGTAGAGGAGTAGAGGAGTGGAGGAGTAAAGGAGCTGGTGAATGGAGCAGTAGAGGAGTAGAGAAGTGGAGGAGTAGAGGAGTGGAGGAGTAAAGGAGCAGGtgaacagaggagtagaggagtGGAGGAGTAAAGGAGCAGGTGAACGGAGGAGTAGAGGAGTAGAGGGGTGGAGGAGTAAAGGAGCGGGTGAACGGAGCAGTAGAGGAGTAGGAAAGTGGAGGAGTAGAGGAGTGGAGGAGTAAAGGAGCAGGTGAACGGAGGAGTAGAGGAGTGGAGGAGTAAAGGAGCAGGTGAACGGAGGAGTAGAGGAGTGGAGGAGTAAAGGAGCAGGTGAACGGAGGAGTAGAGGAGCGGAGGAGTAAAGGAGCAGGTGAACGGAGGAGTAGAGAAGTGGAGGAGTAAAGGAGCAGGTGAACGGAGGAGTAGAGGAGCGGTGGAGTAAAGGAGCAGGTGAATGGAGGAGTAGAGAAGCGGAGGAGTAAAGGAGCAGGTGAACGGAGGAGTAGAGGAGTGGAGGAGTAAAGGAGCAGGTGAATGGAGGAGTAGAGGAGCGGAGGAGTAAAGGAGCAGGTGAATGGAGGAGTAGAGGAGTGGAGGAGTAAAGGAGCAGGTGAACGGAGGAGTAGAGGAGCAGAGGAGTAAAGGAGCAGGTGAACGGAGGAGTAGAGGAGTGGAGGAGTAAAGGAGCAGGTGAACGGAGGAGTAGAGAAGTGGAGGAGTAGAGGAGCAGGTGAACGGAGGAGTAGAGGAGCAGAGGAGTAAAGGAGCAGGTGAACGGAGGAGTAGAGGAGTAGAGGAGCAGAGGAGTAAAGGAGCAGGTGAACGGAGGAGTAGAGAAGTGGAGGAGTAAAGGAGCAGGTGAACGGAGGAGTAGAGGAGTAGAGGAGTAAAGGAGCAGGTGAACGGAGGAGTAGAGAAGTGGAGGAGTAAAGGAGCAGGTGAACGGAGGAGTAGAGAAGTGGAGGAGTAAAGGAGCAGGTGAACGGAGGAGTAGAGAAGTGGAGGAGTAGAGGAGCAGGTGAACGGAGGAGTAGAGGAGTAGAGGAGTAAAGGAGCAGGTGAACGGAGGAGTAGAGGAGTGGAGGAGTAAAGGAGCAGTTGAACGGAGTAGTAGAGGAGTAGAGGAGCAGAGGAGTAAAGGAGCAGGTGAACGGAGGAGTAGAGGAGTAGAGGAGCAGAGGAGTAAAGGAGCAGGTGAACGGAGGAGTAGAGGAGTAAAGGAGCAGGTGAACGGAGGAGTAGAGGAGCTCAGAGCAAACATGAAAGCAGTTCATCTGAAAATGAGCTTTAACTTTGTGAATCTTTTagttttctgtgcatttttctATAATTTGCTCTGAATGTAGAAGAACAGAGAAAATCAGGGGATCAATTGGGTTCATCAAGACAGTGAAGCAGAACTGAGAGATCTTTCCAAGCCTTACGCCGAAGGTCCTTCGTTAACACGCTTCTTTTGTTGTACAGGAAACAGCCTGAAAAGACTCATAACAGTAAGCGGAGTGTATGGGCCTCTCTGGGTCAGTGAGGGTCAGTGCATGTTTTTGCGTCTCTATGAGGAAAGACAACGTGGAAAAGTCTTAGACACATAAATCGCCTGAAACCTTGGTGAGAAGTGTTTCTGCTGGTAGCATCTCTACATAGCGTGAGAATAAACGCTGACAAACACTGAAAGGTACAAAGTAACTACCGCGTGGGGCTTCCTCCAGGAGAGGTCTGCAAATGGTCAAGTGAATCAATGGACATACATCAAAtcattacatttgcatttatagtAATATTAATGGGTTTCTGAGCTTTTTAGATTAGCTTTTTTAGCAGCCTAAACTTTTGCAGAGTATATggatttctgtgtgtgtgtgtgtgtgtgtgtgtgtgtgtgtgtgtgtgtgtgtgtgtgtgtgtgtgtgtgtgtagaagtgGTCGTCTGATGGTTGAATGCGTGACTGCTCTTTGCTGTAATGAAAGAGCAGCCAGTGGACCACAAGagctacacacaaacatacacacacacacacacacacacacacacacacacacacacacacacacacacagatatatatatatatatatatatatatatatataaatatatatatatatatatatatacacacagacagggCATAccatttttatataattatatgtaGCTGCTTATGTTATATAATGCCTATATAACACATGTACATAATTAATAACATGGGATACATAAATAATCTGAGACATATTATTACTACTTAATACATAAGGAATGTTATAAGTACATAAAGatacttacatatataataATCTGCATGATaacacaaattattattattactatataaaacacgtgtaatatatatatatatatatatatatatatatatgtacaatgCAAATAGATATATTATTACTACATATAGTACTATATGTACTGTACAAGTACTATAAACCACgtataattatatacatataaataacaaaCATCTGTATAATCTGtataataaatcattattattatgtgtcCATGTCCTGACAAGGTTTtacaaaaatgtgtgtgtgcgtgtgtgtgtgcgtgtgtgtgtgtgtgtgtgcgtgtgtgtgtgtgtgtgcgtgtgtgtgtgtgtgtgtgtgtgtgtgtgtgtgcgtgtgtgtgcgtg
The DNA window shown above is from Pygocentrus nattereri isolate fPygNat1 chromosome 18, fPygNat1.pri, whole genome shotgun sequence and carries:
- the LOC119266000 gene encoding extensin-2-like; the protein is MNCFHVCSELLYSSVHLLLYSSTPPFTCSFTPLLLYSSTPPFTCSFTPLLLYSSTTPFNCSFTPPLLYSSVHLLLYSSTPLLLRSPAPLLLHFSTPPFTCSFTPPLLYSSVHLLLYSSTSLLLRSPAPLLLYSSTPPFTCSFTPPLLYSSVHLLLYSSAPLLLYSSVHLLLYSSAPLLLRSPAPLLLHFSTPPFTCSFTPPLLYSSVHLLLYSSAPLLLRSPAPLLLHSSTPPFTCSFTPPLLYSSIHLLLYSSTPLLLRSPAPLLLRFSTPPFTCSFTPPLLYSSVHLLLYSSTSLLLRSPAPLLLRSSTPPFTCSFTPPLLYSSVHLLLYSSTPLLLRSPAPLLLHSSTPPLSYSSTAPFTRSFTPPPLYSSTPPFTCSFTPPLLYSSVHLLLYSSTPLLLHFSTPLLLHSPAPLLLHSSTPLLLRSPAPLLLRSSTHLLLRSPAPLLLHFSTPLTLRSPAPLLLHSSTPPLLYSFAPLLLHFFTPPLLYFSAPLLLCSPAPLLLHSSTPPLPYSSTAPFTRSFTPSLLYFSAPLLLCSPAPLLLRFSTRPLLYSSTPPFTHSFTPPLLYSSVHSLLYSSAPLLRSPAPLLLHFSTPPFTRSFTPPLLYSSVHPLLYSSTPLLLRSPAPLLLHFSTPPLLYSSIHPLLYSSAPLLLHFSTPLLLRSPTPFLLLYSSVHLLLYSSAPLLFHFFTPLLLYSSTSVLLYSFTSLLIYSFTPLVLHFSTPPLFCSSSPPVFYSSIPPLLYSSPQLLCSSTLMRN